From the Amblyraja radiata isolate CabotCenter1 chromosome 12, sAmbRad1.1.pri, whole genome shotgun sequence genome, one window contains:
- the nxt2 gene encoding NTF2-related export protein 2: MAGPLDFKTHADQACRAADKFVNIYYETMDKRRRGLTKLYLDTATLVWNGNTISGHQALTEFFEMLPSSDFLINMLDCQPVHELATQGQTTVLVVTCGTVKFDGNKQRYFNQNFLLTAQVTPQNTVWKIASDCFRFQDWTS, encoded by the exons ATGGCCGGCCCACTG GACTTCAAAACTCATGCAGACCAAGCATGCAGAGCCGCAGATAAATTTGTCAACATTTATTATGAAACAATGGATAAAAGAAGAAGG GGGTTAACCAAATTGTATCTGGATACAGCGACTTTAGTGTGGAATGGCAACACAATTTCAGGCCATCAGGCACTTACTGAATTTTTTGAAATGTTGCCTTCTAGTGATTTCCTAATAAACATGCTGGATTGTCAACCTGTACATG AGCTTGCTACTCAGGGCCAGACCACCGTTCTTGTGGTCACTTGTGGTACGGTGAAATTTGATGGAAACAAACAACGGTACTTCAATCAAAACTTCTTACTTACTGCCCAAGTAACGCCGCAAAATACCGTTTGGAAAATCGCGAGCGATTGTTTCCGCTTTCAGGACTGGACCAGTTAA